In Glandiceps talaboti chromosome 16, keGlaTala1.1, whole genome shotgun sequence, a single window of DNA contains:
- the LOC144447578 gene encoding carboxypeptidase B-like, which produces MQHIVIIVFSLSLVGAVTRFDGYQVLRIVPKNEDELLYLQEMEESNLQLDFWVHPRAVGKNVDIMVPKVLGYVTTKLKTLGFDMDIMIEDVQSLVHRQALFNAKSRAMAEEFEYSVYHTYEEVNRWIDDITSKYSDISEPFYVTDSYEGRKIRGVKIGKPGVDKPAAWFHSGIHAREWITVATMLWTVKNFLDLYGTDEDVTNFVDQMDYYIVPILNPDGYAYTWTDDRMWRKTRSPNRPSPCIGTDPNRNWGFKWGKRGASKDQCSAIYRGNSKFSEPETKGASDFILANPNFRLFIDFHAYSQMWLSPWGYTKKLPDDYKIQNKANKKCATAIQDVYGTPITFGAISHILGVVSGNTADWAYAEARIIHSYAVELRDTGKYGFLLPEDQIQPTAKETFEAIKVISAIALEG; this is translated from the exons ATGCAGCACATCGTCATAATAGTGTTCAGCCTTTCCCTTGTCGGAGCTGTCACTCGCTTTGATGG ATATCAGGTGTTGCGAATCGTCCCAAAGAATGAAGACGAGCTGCTGTATCTGCAAGAAATGGAAGAGTCAAATTTGCAG CTTGACTTTTGGGTTCACCCACGAGCGGTCGGCAAGAACGTTGACATCATGGTACCCAAGGTCCTAGgctatgtcacaacaaaactTAAAACTCTTGGTTTTGACATGGACATAATGATAGAAGATGTACAGAGTCTTGTTCATCGCCAGGCATTGTTTAATGCAAAGAGCAGAGCGATGGCAGAGGAGTTTGAGTACTCTGTGTATCACACATATGAGGAG GTTAACCGATGGATTGATGACATCACCAGCAAATATTCTGACATTTCGGAACCATTTTATGTGACCGACTCCTACGAAGGACGTAAAATTAGAGGTGTGAAG ATAGGTAAGCCAGGAGTTGACAAACCAGCAGCGTGGTTTCATAGTGGTATACATGCCCGTGAATGGATCACGGTCGCTACGATGTTATGGACAGTCAAGAAT TTTCTGGATCTATACGGCACTGATGAAGATGTTACAAATTTCGTTGACCAAATGGACTACTATATCGTTCCCATTTTAAATCCCGATGGCTACGCCTATACATGGACAGAT GATCGCATGTGGCGGAAAACACGATCACCGAACCGCCCAAGTCCGTGCATTGGCACCGACCCAAACAGGAACTGGGGTTTCAAATGGGGGAAAC GGGGCGCCAGCAAAGATCAATGCTCAGCTATCTATCGTGGAAATAGTAAATTTTCTGAACCAGAAACAAAGGGTGCATCAGACTTTATACTCGCTAACCCAAATTTTCGGTTATTTATTGATTTCCACGCATATAGTCAAATGTGGTTGAGTCCATGGGGTTATACTAAAAAACTACCCGATGATTACAAAATACAG AATAAAGCCAACAAAAAATGTGCGACCGCCATCCAAGATGTATATGGAACACCCATTACTTTTGGAGCAATCTCTCATATATTAG GTGTTGTTAGTGGAAATACAGCCGATTGGGCATACGCAGAAGCACGAATCATTCATTCCTATGCTGTTGAGTTGCGTGACACCGGAAAATATGGATTTCTCCTGCCAGAGGATCAAATTCAACCCACAGCAAAAGAGACATTCGAAGCCATCAAAGTGATCAGTGCGATTGCGTTAGAAGGATAA